One genomic region from Deltaproteobacteria bacterium encodes:
- a CDS encoding acyl-CoA thioesterase, with protein sequence MTETLDPTLRVTMLPRDTNARGTIFGGVILSHIDLAGGIAASRCAARNFVTRAMREVEFIAPVYLGDVVSFYTKVLREGATSVTVKVSVEAERGKEPRHRVKVTEAEVIYVAVDEAGKPITLK encoded by the coding sequence ATGACTGAAACCCTCGATCCGACGCTGCGCGTCACCATGCTGCCGCGCGATACCAACGCGCGCGGCACGATCTTTGGCGGCGTGATCTTGAGCCACATCGACTTGGCCGGCGGCATCGCGGCGTCGCGCTGCGCGGCGCGCAATTTCGTCACCCGGGCGATGCGCGAGGTGGAATTCATCGCGCCGGTCTATCTTGGTGACGTGGTGAGTTTTTACACTAAGGTGCTGCGCGAGGGGGCGACTTCGGTGACGGTCAAGGTCAGCGTCGAGGCCGAGCGCGGCAAGGAGCCGCGCCATCGGGTGAAAGTCACCGAAGCGGAAGTTATTTACGTCGCCGTTGATGAAGCCGGTAAACCGATTACTTTGAAATAG
- a CDS encoding phosphate/phosphite/phosphonate ABC transporter substrate-binding protein has product MAWLSPWRSRSERSATAGRRIVAIPSIFTTTAGRQSQNVCTHGRLSVSLECMKKNLLRACLSLWLSCVLLACGDAPKAVKTLRVGFVPAEDAQQVMQNAQPLVEILRKELGMEIQPFVATDYTGIVEALRVNKLDVAFLAPASYVLAKSEANIKVVLKSERKGIPFYYAAIIVRADSGITKLEDLRGKTFAFGDSLSTTGHVFPRKMFKEVGIDPVRDFKQILYSGGHDATVLSVLNGKVDAGATYANSPDSQDTAWMRYLKTPEEIKKIRAIAFSEPIPADNLVISNALDERVAKKIVEVFLQLSKDPAGKKMLRDLYQIDGFVPATDKDYDMVREAFVGAGIQLKDALQKKKP; this is encoded by the coding sequence ATGGCATGGTTGTCACCGTGGCGCAGCCGCTCAGAACGATCAGCAACAGCGGGGCGACGAATCGTTGCAATCCCATCAATCTTTACTACCACCGCCGGCCGGCAAAGCCAAAACGTTTGCACCCATGGGCGCCTTTCAGTATCACTTGAGTGTATGAAAAAAAATTTACTTCGGGCTTGTCTATCTTTATGGCTCTCGTGCGTCTTGTTAGCTTGCGGCGACGCGCCCAAGGCGGTGAAAACGCTGCGCGTCGGTTTCGTGCCCGCTGAAGACGCCCAGCAGGTAATGCAAAACGCCCAACCGCTGGTGGAGATCCTGCGCAAAGAATTGGGCATGGAGATCCAACCTTTTGTCGCCACCGACTACACCGGCATCGTCGAAGCGCTGCGGGTTAACAAACTCGACGTGGCGTTTTTGGCGCCGGCGTCTTACGTGCTCGCCAAGAGCGAAGCGAATATCAAAGTCGTGCTCAAGTCGGAGCGCAAGGGCATTCCATTTTACTACGCGGCGATTATCGTGCGCGCCGACAGCGGCATCACCAAGCTCGAAGACTTGCGCGGCAAGACGTTTGCCTTCGGCGATTCGCTGTCGACCACCGGTCATGTCTTTCCGCGTAAAATGTTCAAAGAGGTCGGCATCGATCCGGTGCGCGACTTCAAACAGATTCTCTACTCCGGCGGCCACGACGCCACGGTGTTGTCGGTATTAAATGGCAAGGTCGACGCCGGCGCCACCTACGCCAACTCGCCGGACAGCCAGGACACGGCGTGGATGCGCTATCTGAAAACCCCGGAAGAGATCAAAAAAATCCGCGCCATCGCCTTCTCGGAGCCGATTCCCGCCGACAATCTGGTGATCAGCAACGCCTTGGATGAGCGAGTGGCAAAAAAAATCGTGGAGGTTTTTCTTCAACTGAGCAAAGATCCCGCGGGGAAAAAGATGTTACGCGATCTGTACCAGATCGACGGCTTCGTGCCGGCCACCGATAAAGACTACGATATGGTGCGCGAGGCCTTCGTCGGCGCCGGCATTCAGCTCAAAGACGCGCTGCAGAAAAAGAAACCGTGA
- a CDS encoding tetratricopeptide repeat protein: MLHRSLRLITFIVAWLSLAVVPTRAADESATLADIAQLHKNAERLYFQFKPKEAAADLQKILQADGRNFEALIKLARAHIDIGDMIAESGGNWKERRLKEYRTAEEYARKALKLDPNSSWSYFWVAASVGSVAEMAPVAKQVELAAEIRDAVEKSLALDPKNGAACHLYGVWHRKVAEIGGASRMFASLFFGKSVPQGSLDKSIEYLKKAVALNPTYVASRLDLARSHAAKKEWPAARALLKSIPEIANQYFEDAKHKREAEEFLDEIKER; encoded by the coding sequence ATGCTGCACCGATCCCTTCGTCTGATTACTTTTATCGTGGCGTGGCTGAGTCTTGCTGTTGTCCCGACGCGCGCCGCCGACGAATCGGCGACACTGGCTGACATTGCGCAGCTGCACAAAAATGCCGAGCGACTGTATTTTCAATTCAAGCCCAAAGAGGCCGCCGCCGATTTACAAAAAATTCTTCAAGCCGACGGCCGCAACTTCGAAGCTCTCATCAAACTGGCGCGCGCTCATATCGACATCGGCGACATGATCGCCGAGAGCGGCGGCAACTGGAAAGAACGCAGGCTCAAAGAATACCGCACGGCGGAAGAGTACGCGCGTAAAGCGCTGAAGCTCGATCCGAACTCTAGCTGGAGTTATTTTTGGGTCGCCGCTTCGGTGGGCAGCGTCGCGGAGATGGCGCCGGTGGCCAAGCAAGTCGAGTTGGCGGCGGAGATTCGCGACGCCGTGGAGAAGTCCTTGGCTCTCGATCCCAAGAATGGCGCGGCCTGTCATCTCTACGGCGTGTGGCATCGCAAAGTTGCCGAGATCGGCGGCGCCAGCCGCATGTTCGCGTCACTATTTTTTGGCAAGAGCGTGCCTCAAGGGAGTTTGGACAAATCCATCGAGTACTTAAAAAAAGCCGTGGCGCTCAATCCCACTTATGTCGCTTCACGTTTGGATCTCGCGCGCAGTCACGCGGCGAAAAAAGAATGGCCGGCGGCGCGCGCGCTGCTCAAATCTATCCCGGAAATTGCCAATCAATATTTCGAAGACGCCAAGCACAAGCGTGAAGCGGAAGAGTTCTTAGACGAGATCAAGGAGCGCTGA